In Streptomyces durocortorensis, a genomic segment contains:
- a CDS encoding ABC transporter ATP-binding protein: MTDDRENTGAPVLDVQNLSVRFRMRGGRDIAAVSDARFSVAAGECLALVGESGCGKSVLASALLGLLPANAETTGSAVLGGDTDLLTADERTLARTVRGRRIGLVPQSPAAHLTPVRTVRAQLEETLRELTGARGSALHKAAVAAAARASFPDGHLDRYPHELSGGLAQRAATALALIGDAPLLLADEPTTGLDRDLVERTVDELRRHTDEGRALLIITHDLAAAERIADRVAVMYAGRIVEIADAPGFFGAPGPRHPYAKGLLDALPERDFAPIPGMPPELGALPDGCAFAARCAYADARCTGERPAFTADLACHHGLTGRAHSPTKESADA; encoded by the coding sequence GTGACCGACGACCGCGAGAACACCGGTGCGCCGGTCCTCGACGTCCAGAACCTCTCCGTCCGCTTCCGGATGCGCGGCGGCCGGGACATCGCCGCCGTCAGCGACGCCCGCTTCTCCGTCGCGGCGGGGGAGTGCCTGGCCCTGGTCGGCGAGAGCGGCTGCGGCAAGTCCGTCCTGGCCTCCGCCCTGCTCGGGCTGCTCCCCGCCAACGCCGAGACCACAGGCAGCGCCGTCCTCGGCGGGGACACGGACCTGCTCACCGCCGACGAACGCACCCTCGCCCGTACGGTACGGGGACGGCGCATCGGCCTCGTACCGCAGAGCCCCGCCGCCCACCTCACCCCCGTACGCACCGTGCGGGCCCAGCTGGAGGAGACGCTGCGGGAGCTGACCGGGGCGAGGGGGAGCGCCCTGCACAAGGCGGCCGTGGCAGCCGCCGCCCGCGCCTCATTCCCCGACGGCCACCTCGACCGCTACCCCCACGAACTCTCGGGCGGCCTCGCCCAGCGCGCCGCCACCGCCCTCGCCCTGATCGGCGACGCCCCGCTGCTGCTCGCCGACGAACCGACCACCGGACTCGACCGGGACCTCGTCGAGCGAACCGTCGACGAACTGCGCCGCCACACCGACGAGGGCCGGGCGCTGCTGATCATCACCCATGACCTGGCCGCCGCCGAACGCATCGCCGACCGGGTCGCCGTGATGTACGCGGGACGGATCGTCGAGATCGCGGACGCCCCCGGCTTCTTCGGCGCCCCGGGCCCCCGCCACCCCTACGCCAAGGGCCTCCTGGACGCCCTGCCCGAACGGGACTTCGCCCCGATCCCCGGCATGCCCCCGGAGCTGGGCGCGCTGCCCGACGGTTGCGCCTTCGCCGCCCGCTGCGCGTACGCCGACGCCCGCTGCACCGGCGAACGCCCGGCCTTCACAGCGGACCTCGCCTGCCACCACGGGCTGACCGGGCGCGCACACTCCCCGACGAAGGAGTCCGCCGATGCTTGA
- a CDS encoding ABC transporter ATP-binding protein yields the protein MLELTRITAGYDRRDPVVREVSLYVGPGEAVGLLGPSGCGKSTLAKVAALLHRPDSGTMTLDGTVVRGWRHRAPQEQRTAIGVVFQQPRLSADPRLSLRELIAQPLRSTGRRHEVPERVAELAPLVGLSDELLERRPHAVSDGQLQRACLARALVLRPRLLICDEMTAMLDASTTAALVAVVERYRSDSGAALLAVGHDRVLLERWCDRTVRWGERSAESVPAG from the coding sequence ATGCTTGAGCTGACCCGGATCACCGCCGGATACGACCGCCGCGACCCCGTCGTCCGCGAGGTCTCCCTGTACGTCGGCCCGGGCGAAGCGGTCGGACTCCTCGGCCCCAGCGGCTGCGGCAAGTCCACCCTGGCCAAGGTCGCCGCCCTCCTCCACCGCCCGGACTCCGGAACCATGACCCTGGACGGCACGGTGGTACGCGGCTGGCGGCACCGCGCCCCGCAGGAGCAGCGCACGGCGATCGGCGTCGTCTTCCAGCAGCCCCGGCTCTCCGCCGACCCCCGGCTCAGCCTCCGCGAGCTGATCGCCCAGCCGCTGCGTTCCACCGGGCGCCGCCACGAGGTCCCGGAACGGGTGGCCGAACTCGCCCCGCTGGTCGGCCTCTCCGACGAACTCCTGGAGCGCCGCCCGCACGCGGTGAGCGACGGCCAGCTCCAACGGGCCTGCCTGGCCCGGGCCCTGGTGCTGCGGCCCCGGCTGCTGATCTGCGACGAGATGACCGCGATGCTCGACGCGTCCACGACGGCCGCCCTGGTCGCCGTGGTCGAGCGCTACCGCTCCGACTCCGGGGCGGCCCTGCTGGCCGTCGGCCACGACCGGGTGCTGCTGGAGCGCTGGTGCGACCGTACGGTGCGCTGGGGCGAGCGGAGCGCGGAGAGCGTTCCTGCCGGGTGA
- a CDS encoding phosphatidylinositol-specific phospholipase C/glycerophosphodiester phosphodiesterase family protein — protein MAHPTRRRALTVALATAAAGVAVPTATATAAPARPRGPRPLRHAHAHNDYLHPRPLLDALAHGFTSVEADIFLVDGELLVAHEPAGLDPTRTLASLYLDPLAALVRAGHGSVHPGHRAPLQLLIDIKADGVAAYRELDRQLRRHRRILTRCSHGRVRPGAVTAVISGDRAARGPMEAQSTRYAFYDGRLDDLGTPAPASFAPLVSANWTQTFGWLGAGPFPRAERDRLRTLVAAAHREGRRIRFWATPDLPGPERTAVWTELLAAGVDHLNTDDLAGLRRFLRARRDAGPTP, from the coding sequence ATGGCCCACCCCACCCGCCGCCGCGCGCTCACCGTCGCCCTCGCCACCGCCGCCGCGGGCGTCGCCGTCCCCACCGCGACGGCGACCGCCGCACCCGCCCGCCCACGCGGCCCGCGGCCGTTACGTCACGCCCACGCGCACAACGACTACCTGCACCCCCGCCCGCTGCTCGACGCCCTCGCGCACGGGTTCACCAGCGTCGAGGCGGACATCTTCCTGGTCGACGGGGAGCTGCTCGTCGCCCATGAGCCCGCCGGGCTCGACCCCACCCGGACCCTCGCCTCGCTCTACCTGGACCCGCTGGCCGCCCTGGTCCGCGCCGGGCACGGCAGTGTCCACCCGGGCCACCGTGCCCCGCTGCAACTCCTCATCGACATCAAGGCCGACGGCGTCGCCGCCTACCGCGAGCTGGACCGGCAGCTGCGCCGCCACCGCCGCATCCTGACCCGTTGCAGCCACGGCCGCGTCCGCCCCGGGGCGGTCACCGCCGTGATCTCCGGCGACCGGGCCGCCCGCGGCCCCATGGAGGCCCAGAGCACCCGCTACGCGTTCTACGACGGCCGCCTCGACGATCTCGGCACCCCGGCCCCCGCCTCCTTCGCCCCGCTCGTCAGCGCCAACTGGACCCAGACCTTCGGCTGGCTCGGCGCGGGCCCCTTCCCCCGGGCCGAGCGCGACCGGCTCCGCACCCTCGTCGCCGCCGCCCACCGCGAAGGCCGCCGCATCCGCTTCTGGGCCACGCCCGACCTGCCCGGCCCCGAGCGGACGGCCGTCTGGACCGAACTGCTGGCCGCCGGGGTCGACCACCTCAACACCGACGATCTGGCGGGGCTGCGACGCTTCCTGCGCGCCCGACGGGACGCCGGCCCGACCCCGTAA
- a CDS encoding FYVE zinc finger domain-containing protein yields MSFPPPGRHSGAAHHEHCATGLCCRCQMRIWTTKAGNERLCGPCAACCHACGRAPAPHLDGLDGGLCAECRGLCGRCHARKRPDGSCGCDRWRESARSNPRGYVLQALPPQLLQALGGRVPSTVHDLIHQEIATRSAGQLRERIERRWNLRWAHALGELDEDGRRRWSAQDIAEQLLRPGSCPDRQCEDGYLLTTDAACPRCRQPLHRFVTSVADHTATPERARATAAEIRQAMRDSRSRKRIPPR; encoded by the coding sequence ATGTCTTTTCCGCCTCCCGGCCGGCACTCCGGCGCCGCCCACCACGAGCACTGCGCCACCGGTCTCTGCTGCCGGTGCCAGATGCGGATCTGGACCACCAAGGCGGGCAACGAACGGCTCTGCGGTCCGTGCGCGGCCTGCTGCCACGCGTGCGGCAGGGCCCCCGCCCCGCATCTGGACGGGCTCGACGGCGGACTGTGCGCCGAGTGCCGCGGACTGTGCGGCCGCTGCCACGCACGGAAGCGGCCCGACGGGTCCTGCGGCTGCGACCGCTGGCGGGAGAGCGCCAGGAGCAACCCGCGCGGCTACGTCCTCCAGGCCCTGCCGCCCCAGCTCCTCCAGGCGCTCGGCGGCCGCGTGCCGAGCACCGTCCACGACCTCATCCACCAGGAGATCGCCACCCGCAGCGCCGGCCAGCTCCGCGAGCGCATCGAACGCCGCTGGAACCTGCGCTGGGCCCACGCGCTGGGTGAGCTGGACGAGGACGGCCGCCGCCGCTGGAGCGCCCAGGACATCGCCGAACAGCTGCTGCGGCCCGGCTCGTGTCCCGACCGGCAGTGCGAGGACGGGTACCTGCTCACCACCGACGCGGCCTGTCCCCGCTGCCGTCAGCCCCTGCACCGCTTCGTCACCTCGGTCGCCGACCACACCGCCACCCCGGAGCGCGCGCGTGCCACCGCGGCCGAAATCCGTCAGGCGATGCGGGATAGCCGCTCGCGCAAGCGGATCCCGCCGCGCTGA
- a CDS encoding CsbD family protein, protein MGKNTDIARAKARRLKGMIKESDGIALDNDRMKAEGRREQAKARREEARARAARTASHG, encoded by the coding sequence GTGGGAAAGAACACCGACATAGCCCGCGCCAAGGCGCGGAGGCTCAAAGGCATGATCAAGGAATCGGACGGCATCGCCCTCGACAACGATCGGATGAAGGCCGAGGGCAGAAGGGAACAGGCCAAGGCCCGCCGCGAGGAGGCCCGGGCGCGCGCAGCGCGGACTGCCTCCCACGGCTGA
- a CDS encoding endonuclease, producing MSSRVSAAARRTTDALLAECGRTYAAEAGIRLRDTPQPLYQLLALSHLLSARIRASVAVAAAQALFAHGMRTPRRMAEATWQQRVDALGEGGYRRYDERTSTQLGEGAELILDVWGGDLRRLRREADGDGEKLREGLQRVPGIGPAGADIFVREVQAVWPETGPWIGAKGIQGAERIGLPTSPDRLAEVARGRDGAAFAAALVRVALDQDLAATVRERARTD from the coding sequence ATGAGCTCCCGGGTGTCCGCGGCGGCGCGGCGGACCACCGACGCGCTGCTGGCGGAGTGCGGGCGGACGTACGCGGCGGAGGCGGGAATCCGGCTGCGGGACACACCGCAGCCCCTGTATCAGCTCCTGGCGCTGAGCCATCTGCTCAGCGCACGCATCCGCGCCTCGGTCGCGGTGGCGGCCGCGCAGGCGCTGTTCGCGCACGGCATGCGCACTCCGCGCCGGATGGCGGAAGCGACCTGGCAGCAGCGGGTCGACGCGCTGGGCGAGGGCGGCTACCGGCGCTACGACGAACGGACCTCCACCCAACTCGGGGAGGGTGCGGAACTCATCCTCGACGTGTGGGGAGGGGATCTGCGGCGACTGCGCCGGGAGGCCGACGGCGACGGCGAGAAGCTGCGGGAGGGACTCCAGCGGGTCCCCGGCATCGGACCGGCCGGAGCGGACATCTTCGTGCGCGAGGTGCAGGCGGTCTGGCCGGAGACCGGGCCCTGGATCGGCGCGAAGGGAATCCAGGGCGCCGAGCGGATCGGTCTGCCCACCTCCCCTGACAGGCTGGCGGAGGTGGCAAGGGGCCGGGACGGGGCGGCGTTCGCCGCGGCCCTGGTCCGGGTGGCCCTCGACCAGGACCTCGCCGCCACGGTCCGGGAGAGGGCACGGACCGACTGA
- a CDS encoding DUF6480 family protein yields the protein MAVSHPQELRPPGETPPAEGSISEAHEERADGGLWEHPAVWTGLIVVGALVVAGFFIARIFGYG from the coding sequence ATGGCTGTTTCGCACCCCCAAGAACTGCGTCCTCCCGGTGAGACCCCACCGGCCGAGGGCTCCATCAGCGAGGCCCACGAGGAACGCGCGGACGGCGGCCTCTGGGAGCACCCGGCCGTGTGGACCGGCCTGATCGTGGTGGGCGCGCTGGTGGTCGCCGGGTTCTTCATCGCCCGGATCTTCGGCTACGGATGA
- a CDS encoding FUSC family protein, translating to MPGVSAPVVKLVQRTTEPAGVQTLRSTAAAVIAYSVAVWTLPEPAPLTAPLTALLVVQVTLYATLTTGVRRVNSVVVGVLIAIAFSSLVGLTWWSLGLTIFTSLLIGRLVRVNEFVPEVAISAMLVLGVSQVADTAWDRVWETLIGAVVGLLFNLVFAPPVWVRTAGSSIESLATRMGTMLRSMGEEVVGNNPVPRAAARLHEARRLDHDIVEVDASLRQAEESLTLNPRVRQGLLHRVVLRSGLDTLEICAVVLRVLSRTLTDLAKARTEESLFPADVAELLQELFGRLAEAIESFAVLVTTQLAADADVAEQRLADALVRSRATRDRVADLLLEDVQEHPRQWQLHGALLAEIDRVLAELDIDERTKRLGEELDRRSAEAHAHHPRLRALLKRLGRQPD from the coding sequence ATGCCTGGAGTCTCCGCCCCTGTCGTCAAACTCGTGCAACGCACCACGGAACCCGCCGGGGTACAGACCCTGCGGTCCACGGCGGCCGCCGTCATCGCCTACTCCGTGGCCGTGTGGACGCTGCCCGAGCCGGCCCCGCTGACCGCGCCCCTCACCGCGCTCCTGGTCGTCCAGGTGACCCTGTACGCGACCCTCACCACCGGGGTCCGCCGGGTGAACTCCGTCGTCGTCGGCGTGCTCATCGCCATCGCCTTCAGCTCCCTGGTGGGGCTGACCTGGTGGAGCCTCGGCCTCACCATCTTCACCTCGCTCCTGATCGGGCGGCTGGTGCGGGTCAACGAGTTCGTTCCCGAGGTGGCGATCAGCGCCATGCTCGTGCTCGGTGTCTCCCAGGTCGCCGACACCGCCTGGGACCGGGTGTGGGAAACGCTGATCGGCGCCGTCGTGGGCCTGCTGTTCAACCTGGTGTTCGCCCCGCCGGTCTGGGTGAGGACGGCGGGCTCCTCCATCGAGTCGCTGGCCACCCGTATGGGCACGATGCTCCGCAGCATGGGCGAGGAAGTGGTCGGCAACAACCCCGTACCCAGGGCCGCCGCCCGGCTCCACGAGGCCCGCAGGCTCGACCACGACATCGTCGAGGTCGACGCTTCCCTGCGCCAGGCGGAGGAAAGTCTCACCCTCAATCCCAGGGTGAGACAAGGGCTGCTCCACCGGGTCGTCCTGCGGTCCGGGCTCGACACCCTGGAGATCTGCGCGGTCGTGCTGCGGGTCCTCTCCCGCACCCTCACCGACCTCGCCAAGGCCCGTACGGAGGAGTCGCTGTTCCCGGCCGATGTGGCGGAGCTGCTCCAGGAGCTCTTCGGCCGGCTCGCCGAGGCGATCGAGAGCTTCGCCGTCCTGGTCACCACCCAGCTCGCCGCCGACGCCGATGTGGCGGAGCAACGCCTCGCCGACGCCCTCGTACGCAGCCGCGCCACCCGCGACCGGGTCGCGGACCTGCTTCTGGAGGACGTCCAGGAGCACCCTCGGCAGTGGCAGCTGCACGGGGCACTGCTCGCCGAGATCGACCGGGTGCTCGCCGAACTCGACATCGACGAGCGCACCAAGCGCCTGGGCGAGGAGCTGGACCGCCGCTCGGCCGAGGCCCACGCGCACCACCCCCGGCTGCGCGCCCTGCTGAAGCGGCTGGGCAGGCAGCCCGACTGA
- a CDS encoding DUF6381 family protein translates to MSGSDEPADLARQMREKAQQLAEAAERASDPQEKERLAKKSRTIRDRSEQQSAMAAGDIHPEK, encoded by the coding sequence ATGAGCGGTTCGGACGAACCCGCCGACCTGGCTCGGCAGATGCGTGAGAAGGCCCAGCAGCTCGCCGAGGCCGCGGAGCGCGCGAGCGACCCGCAGGAGAAGGAGCGGCTGGCGAAGAAGTCCCGGACGATCCGGGACCGGAGCGAGCAGCAGAGCGCGATGGCGGCGGGCGACATCCACCCGGAGAAGTAG
- a CDS encoding PHP domain-containing protein: MDPVTALRRIAFLLERSQASTHRVKAFRTAAAVVDAMDDGEAAERAAANSLERVAGIGPRTAEVIRESLAGGVPAYLDRLEREAAAEPVPEGGRELRALLTGDCHLHSDWSDGGSPIEEMGRTAAELGHAWSVLTDHSPRLTVAGGLSPDRLRQQLTVVERLNEEWAPFRLLTGIECDILPDGSLDQEPELLERLDVVVVSVHSKLRMDPGPMTRRLEAAVRHPQANVLGHCTGRLLDGRGRPESRFDAGRVFAACAEAGTAVEINCRPERQDPPLRLLCEAETAGVLFSIDTDAHAPGQLDWQLSGCARAEECGIPAERVVTTWSAERLLEWAG, from the coding sequence ATGGACCCTGTCACCGCTCTGCGGCGGATCGCTTTCCTGCTGGAACGCTCGCAAGCCTCCACCCACCGGGTGAAGGCCTTCCGGACGGCAGCCGCCGTCGTGGACGCGATGGACGACGGGGAGGCTGCCGAGCGGGCGGCCGCGAACTCCCTGGAGAGGGTCGCCGGAATCGGCCCCCGTACGGCCGAGGTGATCCGCGAGTCCCTGGCCGGTGGGGTGCCCGCCTATCTGGACCGGCTGGAGCGGGAGGCAGCGGCGGAACCGGTCCCCGAGGGCGGCCGGGAACTCCGCGCCCTGCTGACCGGCGACTGCCATCTGCACTCGGACTGGTCGGACGGCGGCAGCCCGATCGAGGAAATGGGCCGGACGGCGGCGGAACTGGGGCATGCGTGGTCGGTGCTCACCGACCACTCGCCCCGGCTGACGGTGGCGGGCGGCCTGTCGCCCGATCGGCTGCGGCAGCAGCTCACGGTGGTGGAGCGGCTCAACGAGGAGTGGGCTCCGTTCCGGCTGCTGACGGGCATCGAGTGCGACATCCTCCCGGACGGTTCGCTCGACCAGGAGCCCGAGCTGCTGGAACGGCTCGACGTGGTAGTGGTCTCCGTCCACTCCAAGCTGCGCATGGACCCTGGCCCGATGACCCGGCGCCTGGAAGCGGCGGTGCGTCATCCGCAGGCCAATGTGCTCGGCCACTGCACGGGCAGGCTCCTGGACGGTCGCGGGAGGCCGGAGTCGCGGTTCGACGCGGGCCGGGTTTTCGCCGCCTGTGCCGAGGCGGGGACGGCGGTGGAGATCAACTGCCGCCCGGAACGGCAGGATCCGCCCCTGCGGCTGCTGTGCGAGGCCGAAACGGCGGGCGTGCTGTTCTCGATCGACACGGACGCGCATGCTCCGGGGCAGCTGGACTGGCAGCTGTCGGGCTGTGCGCGAGCCGAGGAATGCGGGATCCCTGCCGAGCGCGTGGTGACGACGTGGAGCGCGGAGCGGCTGCTGGAGTGGGCCGGGTGA
- a CDS encoding helix-turn-helix domain-containing protein: MSDGDEAEGCARDALAERLNALREGSGRTYASLARRVGVSGSTLHRYCTGRTVPAEFAAVERLARLCGAPGGEREALHRLWLLADAERLDRQGAGDAAAEPVRETPGAGPNIGGETDAARETPGAEPTAGGEAEAVRKTPGAGLVRAGEPGTVAKAARESSAPGPGDGEGPRPGASYGAEGRALPAAPGRSRRVRRYGQAVAALAAAVVVLALVTGFGGTRLPFLPGQDRLPSAAQGPGIPPGVVPEPSATDGTPAPGTPSGAPSRGPRSTAPPGVARQEGVPGPPGPSTEPDPDPGTGAGRVPFTWTSDDQVWKSGCGHSYLVDRAPAAVPPPPVEADGAAWAKALGAVHAGDTGVRITVQGRDERAVVLEALRIRVVERGAPVGGRVYRMSPGCGGALTPRVFDVDLDVPRPVARSVPGNDSGVPIEAVAFPYRVSASDPEVFLVTGRTVRCDCYWFAELVWSSGGRSGAVRIDDDGRPFRTSGARGRPVHDYDTDTGRWVTREEADEAEEPSS, from the coding sequence TTGAGTGACGGTGACGAGGCCGAGGGGTGCGCGCGTGACGCACTGGCGGAGCGGCTGAACGCGCTGCGGGAGGGCTCGGGCCGGACGTATGCCTCGCTGGCCCGTCGCGTCGGGGTCAGCGGATCGACGCTGCACCGCTACTGCACCGGACGGACGGTGCCGGCGGAGTTCGCCGCGGTGGAACGGCTGGCCCGGCTGTGCGGAGCGCCGGGCGGGGAACGCGAGGCCCTGCACCGCCTGTGGCTCCTGGCGGACGCGGAGCGCCTCGACCGGCAGGGGGCGGGGGACGCTGCGGCCGAACCCGTACGGGAGACTCCCGGCGCGGGGCCGAACATCGGTGGGGAGACAGACGCTGCACGGGAGACTCCCGGCGCTGAGCCCACCGCCGGTGGGGAGGCAGAGGCTGTACGAAAGACTCCCGGCGCGGGGCTGGTGCGGGCCGGGGAGCCCGGGACGGTGGCGAAGGCCGCACGTGAGAGCTCCGCGCCGGGACCCGGCGACGGCGAGGGGCCCCGGCCCGGGGCGTCGTACGGCGCCGAGGGCCGGGCCCTCCCGGCCGCGCCGGGTCGCTCGCGGCGGGTGCGCCGGTACGGGCAGGCGGTCGCCGCCCTCGCCGCGGCCGTTGTCGTCCTCGCCCTGGTCACGGGCTTCGGCGGGACCCGGTTGCCGTTCCTGCCGGGGCAGGATCGGCTGCCGTCGGCGGCCCAGGGGCCGGGCATCCCCCCGGGGGTCGTCCCGGAGCCGTCCGCCACGGACGGCACACCCGCACCCGGGACACCGTCGGGCGCTCCGTCGCGCGGTCCCCGGTCAACAGCGCCGCCCGGGGTCGCACGGCAGGAAGGGGTACCCGGGCCGCCGGGGCCCTCCACGGAGCCGGACCCGGACCCGGGGACCGGAGCCGGGCGGGTGCCGTTCACCTGGACCAGCGACGACCAGGTGTGGAAGTCCGGCTGCGGCCACTCCTATCTCGTCGACCGCGCGCCCGCGGCCGTCCCGCCGCCCCCGGTCGAGGCCGACGGGGCAGCCTGGGCGAAGGCTCTGGGCGCGGTGCACGCGGGCGACACCGGGGTCCGGATCACCGTTCAGGGCCGGGACGAGCGGGCCGTGGTGCTGGAGGCGCTGCGCATCCGGGTCGTCGAGCGCGGGGCGCCCGTCGGGGGCCGGGTGTACCGGATGAGCCCCGGGTGCGGCGGGGCGCTGACCCCGCGGGTGTTCGACGTCGACCTCGACGTCCCCCGTCCCGTGGCGCGATCGGTCCCGGGCAACGACTCGGGCGTGCCGATCGAGGCGGTCGCCTTCCCGTACCGCGTCTCGGCCTCGGACCCGGAGGTCTTCCTCGTCACCGGCCGCACGGTCCGCTGCGACTGCTACTGGTTCGCCGAGCTGGTGTGGAGCAGCGGGGGCCGGTCCGGGGCGGTGCGCATCGACGACGACGGGCGCCCGTTCCGTACGAGCGGGGCGCGGGGGCGGCCCGTCCACGACTACGACACGGACACCGGGCGCTGGGTCACACGGGAGGAAGCCGACGAGGCCGAGGAGCCGTCCTCCTGA